AGAAGTCTGCCCAGAGCAGCGTCACCAGCGCGACCACCGGTTACCCGACCCCCGCCTGGCGCAAGGCGTACCGCGAGGGCTCCCGGCCCGACCTGCGGGTGCCGTACCGCGAGGTGCTGCTGACCAACGGCAAGTCCGTTCCGCTGTACGACACTTCGGGCCCGTACACCGACCCGTCCTACCAGCCCGACGTCCGGCGCGGACTGCCCGCGCTGCGTGACCCGTGGATCCGCCTGCGCGGGGACGTCGAGGAGTACGACGGCCGGGAGGCCAGGCCCGAGGACGACGGGATCAAGCACACCTCGCCGCGCGGCGGGAACCTGCGCAACCTGGACGCGGTCTTCCCCGGCCGCCCGCGCCGTCCGCTGCGCGGCCGGGACGGGGTGGCGGTGACCCAGCTCGCGTACGCGAAGCGCGGGATCGTCACGCCGGAGATGGAGTTCATCGCGCTCCGTGAGGGCCTGGACGCCGAGTTCGTCCGCAACGAGGTGGCGATCGGCCGGGCCGTGATCCCGCTGAACGTGAACCACCCCGAGGTCGAGCCGGCCATCATCGGCACCAACTTCCTGGTGAAGATCAACGCCAACATCGGCAACTCGGCCGTCACCTCCTCGATCGAGGAGGAGGTGGAGAAGATGACCTGGGCCACCCGCTGGGGCGCCGACACCGTGATGGACCTCTCCACCGGCCGCAACATCCACACCACCCGCGAGTGGATCCTGCGCAACTCCCCCGTGCCGATCGGCACCGTGCCGCTCTACCAGGCGCTGGAGAAGGTGGACGGCAAGGCCGAGGAGCTGAGCTGGGAGGTCTACCGCGACACCATCATCGAGCAGTGCGAGCAGGGCGTCGACTACATGACCGTGCACGCCGGTGTGCTGCTGCGGTACGTGCCGATGACCGCCCGCCGGAAGACCGGCATCGTCTCGCGCGGCGGCTCGATCATGGCGGCCTGGTGCCTGGCGCACCACAAGGAGAACTTCCTCTACACCAACTTCGAGGAGCTCTGCGACATCCTCGCCGCGTACGACGTCACCTTCTCGCTGGGTGACGGCCTGCGTCCCGGCTCCACCGCGGACGCCAACGACGAGGCGCAGTTCGCCGAGCTGCAGACGCTGGGCGAGCTCGGCCGGATCGCCCGGGCGCGCGACGTCCAGGTGATGATCGAGGGCCCCGGCCACGTCGCGATGAACAAGATCAAGGAGAACATGGATCTCCAGAAGGAGATCTGCGACGAGGCGCCGTTCTACACCCTCGGCCCGCTCACCACCGACGTCGCGCCCGGCTACGACCACATCACCTCGGGCATCGGCGCCGCGATGATCGCCTGGTGGGGCACCGCGATGCTCTGCTACGTCACGCCCAAGGAGCACCTGGGCCTCCCCAACCGGGACGACGTCAAGACCGGCGTGATCACCTACAAGATCGCCGCCCACGCCGCCGACCTGGCGAAGGGTCACCCCGGCGCCTCGGACTGGGACGACGCGCTCTCCGACGCCCGCTTCGAGTTCCGCTGGGAGGACCAGTTCAACCTGGCCCTCGACCCGGAGACGGCCCGCGCCTTCCACGACGAGACGCTGCCCGCCGAGCCCGCCAAGACCGCGCACTTCTGCTCCATGTGCGGCCCGAAGTTCTGCTCGATGAAGATCTCGCAGAAGATCCGCGACGAGCACGGCGACGGCTCCAGCGC
This genomic interval from Kitasatospora gansuensis contains the following:
- the thiC gene encoding phosphomethylpyrimidine synthase ThiC, which produces MTTFDAQQKSAQSSVTSATTGYPTPAWRKAYREGSRPDLRVPYREVLLTNGKSVPLYDTSGPYTDPSYQPDVRRGLPALRDPWIRLRGDVEEYDGREARPEDDGIKHTSPRGGNLRNLDAVFPGRPRRPLRGRDGVAVTQLAYAKRGIVTPEMEFIALREGLDAEFVRNEVAIGRAVIPLNVNHPEVEPAIIGTNFLVKINANIGNSAVTSSIEEEVEKMTWATRWGADTVMDLSTGRNIHTTREWILRNSPVPIGTVPLYQALEKVDGKAEELSWEVYRDTIIEQCEQGVDYMTVHAGVLLRYVPMTARRKTGIVSRGGSIMAAWCLAHHKENFLYTNFEELCDILAAYDVTFSLGDGLRPGSTADANDEAQFAELQTLGELGRIARARDVQVMIEGPGHVAMNKIKENMDLQKEICDEAPFYTLGPLTTDVAPGYDHITSGIGAAMIAWWGTAMLCYVTPKEHLGLPNRDDVKTGVITYKIAAHAADLAKGHPGASDWDDALSDARFEFRWEDQFNLALDPETARAFHDETLPAEPAKTAHFCSMCGPKFCSMKISQKIRDEHGDGSSAVATEFDADALAGMQAKSEEFAATGNRVYLPLAD